From Salvia splendens isolate huo1 chromosome 16, SspV2, whole genome shotgun sequence, a single genomic window includes:
- the LOC121771722 gene encoding germinal center kinase 3-like — protein MGKSYSANSNDYNLLEEVGYGASATVFRAIYLPYNEVVAVKCLDLDRCHSNLDDIRREAQTMSLIDHPNVIKAFCSFVVDRNLWVVMPFMAEGSCLHLMKIAYQEGFEESAIGSILKETLKALEYLHHHGHIHRDVKAGNILMDTDGEVKLADFGVSACMFDRGDRQRSRNTFVGTPCWMAPEVLQPGTGYDFKADIWSFGITALELAHGHAPFSKYPPMKVLLMTIQNAPPGLDYDRDKRFSKSFKEMVAMCLVKDQTKRPTAEKLLKHSFFKNAKPPELIVKKLFVDLPPLWKRVKDLQIKDAAQLALKKMPSAEQEAISQSEYQRGVSAWNFDVEDLKFQASLLQDEDEIKEIREEDCIKFNMNQKSASDSVPKPVVHNIGSERINGDEVLIVESQTNKGQTSESDMKEFDNNAKTDTKKSESKSELPASLVEKGVQAKTRNQTGRARQTQSGPLVPGMVLSNSQSERARNFERYENDNHLVAEKSQQVRRAPSFSGPLNLPNRASANSLSAPIKSSGGFKDTLEDKSKTNLVQIKGRFSVTSENVDLVKDIPLSTVSRRNSQGSPLRKSASVGNWIFDSKQMPQSQPPKEISNSNGLASVLIHHLQNLFQQTSVQQDLIVNLLSSLQTVDVENAPQNGKLPPLPRAADTNGSAESIVSEREKMLLMKISELQARMNSLTDELTLERLKYMQLQQRLNAVPTHEEDEDRRGGDS, from the exons ATGGGGAAGTCTTACTCGGCGAATTCGAATGATTACAATCTTCTAGAAGAGGTCGGATACGGCGCCAGTGCTACTGTTTTCAGAGCGATCTATTTGCCTTACAATGAAGTGGTGGCGGTTAAGTGCTTGGATCTCGATCGATGCCATAGCAATCTG GATGATATTCGCAGGGAAGCTCAAACAATGAGTTTAATAGATCATCCTAATGTCATAAAAGCTTTTTGTTCATTTGTTGTTGACCGCAACCTTTGGGTGGTAATGCCTTTTATGGCTGAGGGTTCTTGCCTGCATCTCATGAAGATAGCATATCAAGAAGGATTTGAAGAATCTGCCATTGGATCTATCCTGAAAGAAACTTTGAAAGCTTTGGAGTACCTTCATCATCACGGCCATATTCACCGTGACGTTAAG GCTGGAAATATATTGATGGATACTGATGGTGAGGTGAAGCTTGCTGATTTTGGTGTTTCAGCCTGCATGTTTGACAGAGGTGATAGACAACGTTCAAGGAATACCTTTGTAGGCACTCCATGCTG GATGGCCCCGGAAGTGTTGCAGCCAGGAACTGGATATGATTTCAA GGCTGACATTTGGTCATTTGGAATAACTGCACTGGAGTTGGCCCATGGACATGCACCATTTTCCAAATATCCCCCAATGAAG GTTTTGTTGATGACCATACAAAATGCACCACCTGGACTTGATTACGATCGTGATAAGAGGTTCTCTAAG TCCTTCAAAGAAATGGTTGCTATGTGCTTGGTGAAAGATCAAACAAAGAGACCAACTGCAGAAAAGTTGTTAAAACACTCCTTTTTCAAGAATGCAAAGCCTCCTGAACTCATTGTTAAAAAGTTGTTTGTTGACCTGCCACCACTATGGAAGCGTGTGAAAGATCTCCAG ATCAAAGATGCTGCACAACTTGCTCTGAAAAAAATGCCTTCAGCTGAACAGGAAGCTATATCTCAG AGTGAGTACCAGCGAGGAGTAAGTGCTTGGAACTTTGATGTTGAAGATTTGAAGTTTCAAGCATCTTTG TTGCAAGACGAGgatgaaataaaagaaatcCGAGAAGAAGACTgtataaaatttaatatgaaCCAAAAG AGTGCATCTGATTCTGTACCAAAACCAGTAGTCCACAATATTGGCAG TGAGAGGATAAATGGTGATGAGGTGCTTATAGTTGAGAGCCAGACAAATAAGGGACAGACATCTGAAAGTGACATGAAAGAGTTTGACAACAATGCAAAAACTGATACAAAGAAGAGTGAATCAAAATCTGAACTTCCAGCATCACTGGTAGAGAAAGGAGTGCAAGCTAAGACTAGAAATCAGACAGGCAGAGCCCGTCAAACTCAAAGTGGACCACTTGTGCCTGGTATGGTGCTAAGTAATTCACAATCAGAAAGAGCTCGCAACTTTGAAAg GTATGAGAATGATAACCACCTAGTGGCTGAGAAGTCTCAGCAAGTGCGAAGAGCACCCAGTTTTAGTGGTCCACTAAACCTTCCAAACCGAGCTTCAGCAAACAGTTTATCAGCTCCAATCAAATCTTCAGGAG GGTTCAAAGACACGTTGGAGGacaaatcaaaaacgaacttGGTACAAATAAAAGGGCGGTTCTCCGTAACCTCCGAAAATGTAGATCTTGTGAAG GATATTCCGTTATCCACAGTCTCTCGACGAAATTCTCAG GGGTCACCACTAAGGAAGTCtgctagcgtaggaaactggatATTTGATTCCAAACAAATG CCCCAAAGCCAGCCACCCAAAGAAATCAGTAACAGTAATGGACTTGCCTCAGTTCTGATACATCACCTTCAAAATCTCTTCCAACAAACATCAGTTCAGCAG GATCTTATCGTGAATTTGTTAAGTAGCTTGCAAACAGTGGATGTTGAAAATG CTCCTCAAAATGGGAAACTACCTCCTTTACCTCGTGCTGCAGATACTAATGGCAGT GCTGAATCTATAGTTTCTGAAAGGGAAAAAATGCTGCTGATGAAGATATCTGAACTTCAAGCTAG GATGAATAGCTTGACGGATGAATTAACTTTGGAAAGGCTTAAATACATGCAA TTGCAACAAAGACTAAATGCAGTGCCAACACACGAAGAGGATGAAGATAGACGGGGAGGAGATTCATGA
- the LOC121771724 gene encoding stellacyanin-like has protein sequence MASPKSNLFCTLIVLFLSIQSKVLCSIYQVGGLAAWSIPSSSNPKLYINWATKYHGLKIGDSIFFLYPPSQDSVIQVTKASYESCNLKDPILYMNNGNSLFNITRAGNFYFTSGADGHCAKSQKLHIFVSGNGSFVEDDEPASGPAASAPAYPTVFGAIPVQGASAAAPLLQIPALMMAAVLLPAVIALIM, from the exons ATGGCCTCTCCAAAATCAAATCTTTTTTGCACCCTCATTGTGCTCTTCCTCTCAATCCAATCCAAAGTACTTTGCAGCATTTACCAAGTTGGAGGCTTAGCTGCTTGGAGCATTCCCTCTTCCTCCAACCCCAAACTCTACATCAACTGGGCCACCAAGTACCATGGACTCAAGATTGGAGACTCTATCT TTTTCTTGTACCCACCAAGCCAAGATTCGGTGATCCAAGTGACAAAGGCTTCATACGAGAGCTGCAACCTCAAAGATCCGATCTTGTACATGAATAATGGCAACTCCCTTTTCAACATTACCAGAGCCGGAAATTTCTACTTCACGAGCGGCGCCGATGGCCACTGTGCTAAATCTCAGAAGCTTCATATATTTGTTTCTGGGAATGGATCCTTTGTGGAGGACGATGAGCCGGCTTCCGGTCCGGCCGCTTCGGCGCCCGCCTATCCAACGGTTTTCGGCGCCATTCCGGTCCAAGGCGCTTCGGCCGCCGCCCCGTTGCTTCAGATTCCGGCTTTGATGATGGCTGCCGTTTTGTTGCCTGCTGTCATTGCGCTTATTATGTAG
- the LOC121772704 gene encoding transcription factor bHLH157-like — MPAEMFDSMMKKTLKNLCSSYGWCYGLFWGFDQTNSLLLTLKDCYYEEQMGALIESMLMQAHVVGGGVIGQTAFAKNHLWLDLDAFYEGRNCAVSFDSLDIFQNDSEFFCQFSMGIKTIAVISVEPWGVVELGSTHKNPEMKDFVDQVQQVFREMNGIEALRNGTHLDSHFFDSGSLHLDSSFSSGIFHSENLMGADLLLDSTNFLDCSAYGDCSMLTSSWPHPTPLSEARDEQSCKDSSSNAPLILSKHISNAQDLSSSVITPTEKLSGLLTVEEYYGFSQLSSPHSSGLMKGSSLSGTTTTSLPANSLQSSVTYALRSNDDDKCSMGVERVEKNPVVWTGSECISQNVVGSKSNSLFSQLGLDHLLDTSSPCSFEDQPSSAAKRRRTGNFSWSQSQVKLDGILKPYDPEAKNSQVSKEPHSCVDDSCSMDASTSRRHEEQVKTKKKKAKPGSKPRPKDRQMIQDRLGELRELIPNGEKMSIDRLLERTIRHLNFMQSLSKHAASLKEIAKPKSMEVCQNQSNNGGDGGVTWAYEVGNDAMVCPLIIEDLSKSGQMLIEILCEEQGFFLEIVQIIRGFGLTILKGEMEARETKKIWAHFMVEAEGTRCVTRHEMFSSLIHLLQMTGQGAARESGGYGNVGISAFNSFQPSTSFPLNFGDALQCANL; from the exons ATGCCTGCAGAAATGTTTgattcaatgatgaagaaaacCCTCAAAAATCTTTGCTCTAGTTATGGATGGTGTTATGGACTTTTCTGGGGTTTTGATCAGACAAATTCATT ACTATTGACATTGAAAGATTGCTACTATGAAGAACAAATGGGAGCGCTGATTGAATCTATGCTTATGCAAGCACATGTTGTTGGAGGAGG GGTAATTGGCCAAACTGCATTTGCGAAAAACCATCTATGGTTGGATTTAGATGCTTTTTATGAAGGGAGAAATTGTGCAGTTTCATTTGATAGTCTTGACATTTTCCAG AATGATTCTGAGTTCTTTTGCCAATTCTCTATGGGGATAAAG ACTATTGCTGTGATCTCAGTGGAACCGTGGGGAGTTGTGGAGCTTGGATCAACTCACAAG AATCCTGAGATGAAAGATTTTGTGGATCAAGTGCAGCAAGTTTTCAGAGAAATGAATGGGATTGAAGCTTTAAGAAATGGGACTCATTTAGATAGCCATTTCTTTGATTCTGGTTCTTTGCATCTTGATTCATCGTTTTCGAGTGGCATTTTCCATTCTGAGAATTTGATGGGAGCAGATCTGCTATTAGATTCTACCAATTTCCTTGATTGCTCTGCTTATGGTGATTGTTCAATGCTGACCTCTTCTTGGCCTCATCCAACGCCCTTGTCCGAGGCAAGAGACGAACAATCTTGCAAAGATTCAAGCTCGAACGCCCCTCTTATCCTTTCAAAACACATTTCCAACGCCCAGGATCTTAGTTCGTCTGTCATAACTCCCACCGAGAAACTCTCTGGCTTACTAACTGTGGAGGAGTATTATGGCTTCTCACAGTTGAGTTCTCCACATTCTAGTGGACTAATGAAGGGGTCGAGTTTGAGTGGAACAACCACAACTTCTCTACCAGCCAATTCATTACAAAGTTCAGTGACTTATGCCTTGAGATCAAATGATGATGATAAGTGTTCAATGGGGGTCGAACGTGTTGAGAAAAACCCGGTGGTGTGGACTGGATCTGAATGTATCTCACAGAATGTTGTTGGGAGCAAGTCCAACAGTTTGTTCTCCCAGTTAGGCCTTGACCATCTTTTGGATACTAGCAGCCCTTGTTCGTTTGAGGATCAGCCATCGTCTGCTGCTAAGAGAAGAAGAACCGGCAACTTCTCATGGAGCCAAAGCCAAGTGAAACTTGATGGGATACTGAAGCCATACGACCCCGAGGCAAAGAATAGTCAAGTTAGCAAGGAGCCGCATTCATGTGTTGATGATAGTTGTTCAATGGATGCTAGTACTTCAAGGAGGCATGAGGAACAGGTGAaaaccaagaagaagaaggctaaACCGGGGAGCAAACCAAGGCCAAAAGACCGACAGATGATCCAAGACCGGCTTGGAGAGTTGAGGGAGCTCATTCCCAACGGAGAAAAG ATGAGCATTGATCGTTTGTTGGAACGAACCATCAGACACTTGAACTTCATGCAGAGTCTCAGCAAACATGCTGCAAGTCTAAAAGAGATTGCTAAGCCAAAG TCCATGGAGGTCTGTCAAAATCAGTCCAACAATGGTGGTGATGGTGGAGTTACATGGGCGTATGAAGTTGGCAATGATGCTATGGTTTGTCCACTAATAATCGAGGACCTTAGCAAATCCGGTCAGATGCTTATAGAG ATCCTATGTGAAGAACAGGGCTTCTTCTTGGAGATTGTACAGATCATTCGAGGTTTTGGGTTGACCATCTTGAAGGGGGAGATGGAAGCTCGTGAGACGAAGAAGATATGGGCTCATTTCATGGTGGAGGCTGAG GGGACGCGTTGTGTTACACGTCATGAGATGTTCTcgtctctcattcatctcttgCAGATGACGGGGCAGGGTGCAGCCAGAGAGAGCGGGGGTTATGGAAATGTCGGTATCTCAGCCTTCAATAGCTTTCAACCTTCCACTTCATTTCCTCTCAACTTTGGTGATGCCCTTCAATGTGCAAACTTGTGA